The Oncorhynchus kisutch isolate 150728-3 linkage group LG20, Okis_V2, whole genome shotgun sequence genome has a segment encoding these proteins:
- the LOC109865682 gene encoding UTP--glucose-1-phosphate uridylyltransferase-like isoform X2 → MAEFQEKLRLQHETTMHKELEKLLTTAKGAEQEISKKDFEGFKNLFHRFLQVKGPSVKWDKIHKPPEDLIHPYDKIKAQALPDSVAASLNKLVVVKLNGGLGTSMGCKGPKSVISVRNENTFLDLTVHQIEHLNKTFNVDVPLVLMNSFNTDEDTKKILQKYTHHRVHIHTFNQSRYPRINKESLLPVAKDLGMHGDHADAWYPPGHGDIYASFYNSGLLDQLIAAGKEYIFVSNIDNLGATVDLFILNHLMTQPKDKRCEFIMEVTDKTRADVKGGTLIQYDDKLRLLEIAQVPKAHVDEFKSVTKFKIFNTNNLWISLAAIKRLHEQNTMDMEIIVNPKTLDGGLNVIQLETAVGAAIKAFDNALGVNVPRSRFLPVKTSSDLLLVMSNLYSLDAGSLTMSKKREFPSTPHVKLGSSFTKVHDFLMRFESIPDMLELDHLTVSGDVTFGKNVSLKGTVIIIANHGDRIDIPAGAVLENKIVSGNLRILDH, encoded by the exons ATGGCAGAGTTTCAGGAGAAGCTGCGGCTGCAGCATGAGACCACCATGCACAAAGAGCTGGAGAAGCTGCTGACCACAGCCAAGGGGGCTGAGCAGGAG ATTTCCAAAAAGGACTTTGAGGGTTTTAAGAACCTCTTCCACAGATTCCTCCAGGTGAAAGGACCCTCTGTGAAATGGGACAAGATCCACAAGCCCCCAGAGGATCTG ATCCACCCCTATGACAAGATCAAGGCCCAGGCGCTGCCGGACAGCGTAGCGGCCAGCCTCAACAAGCTGGTGGTGGTCAAGCTCAACGGAGGCCTGGGCACCAGCATGGGCTGCAAAGGCCCCAAGAGTGTCATCAGTGTCCGCAATGAGAATACCTTCCTGGACCTCACCGTCCATCAGATAGAG CACTTAAACAAGACGTTCAACGTGGATGTGCCTCTTGTTCTCATGAACTCCTTCAACACAGACGAGGACACCAAGAAAATCCTGCAGAAGTACACACACCACCGGGTGCACATCCACACTTTCAACCAGAGCAg ATACCCGAGGATCAACAAAGAGTCCCTGCTGCCCGTGGCAAAGGACCTGGGAATGCACGGCGACCACGCCGACGCCTGGTACCCGCCCGGCCACGGAGACATCTACGCCAGTTTCTACAACTCCGGCCTGCTGGACCAGCTGATCGCCGCGGGCAAGGAGTACATCTTCGTGTCCAACATAGACAACCTGGGTGCCACTGTGGACCTGTTCATCCTCAACCACCTGATGACGCAGCCCAAAGACAAGCGCTGCGAGTTCATCATGGAGGTGACGGACAAGACCCGTGCAGACGTCAAG GGTGGCACGCTGATCCAGTACGACGACAAGCTGCGTCTGCTGGAGATTGCCCAGGTGCCCAAAGCCCACGTGGATGAGTTCAAATCCGTCACCAAGTTCAAGATCTTCAACACCAACAACCTTTGGATCTCACTGGCCGCCATTAAGAGGCTGCACGAGCAGAACACCATGGACATGGAGATCATCGTCAACCCTAAG ACGCTGGACGGTGGTTTGAACGTGATCCAGCTGGAAACAGCGGTGGGCGCCGCTATCAAGGCCTTCGACAACGCCCTGGGCGTCAACGTGCCCCGTAGCCGCTTCCTGCCCGTCAAGACCTCGTCGGACCTGCTGCTGGTCATGTCCAACCTCTACAGCCTGGACGCCGGCTCGCTCACCATGAGCAAGAAGAGGGAGTTCCCCTCCACGCCACACGTCAAGCTGGGCAGCTCTTTCACCAAG GTGCATGACTTTCTGATGAGGTTTGAGAGCATCCCAGACATGCTAGAACTGGATCACCTCACAGTGTCAGGAGACGTCACCTTCGGAAAGAACGTCTCTCTCAAG
- the LOC109865682 gene encoding UTP--glucose-1-phosphate uridylyltransferase-like isoform X1, with product MSVLDDISKAGMAEFQEKLRLQHETTMHKELEKLLTTAKGAEQEISKKDFEGFKNLFHRFLQVKGPSVKWDKIHKPPEDLIHPYDKIKAQALPDSVAASLNKLVVVKLNGGLGTSMGCKGPKSVISVRNENTFLDLTVHQIEHLNKTFNVDVPLVLMNSFNTDEDTKKILQKYTHHRVHIHTFNQSRYPRINKESLLPVAKDLGMHGDHADAWYPPGHGDIYASFYNSGLLDQLIAAGKEYIFVSNIDNLGATVDLFILNHLMTQPKDKRCEFIMEVTDKTRADVKGGTLIQYDDKLRLLEIAQVPKAHVDEFKSVTKFKIFNTNNLWISLAAIKRLHEQNTMDMEIIVNPKTLDGGLNVIQLETAVGAAIKAFDNALGVNVPRSRFLPVKTSSDLLLVMSNLYSLDAGSLTMSKKREFPSTPHVKLGSSFTKVHDFLMRFESIPDMLELDHLTVSGDVTFGKNVSLKGTVIIIANHGDRIDIPAGAVLENKIVSGNLRILDH from the exons ATGTCTGTTTTGGATG ATATCAGCAAAGCCGGGATGGCAGAGTTTCAGGAGAAGCTGCGGCTGCAGCATGAGACCACCATGCACAAAGAGCTGGAGAAGCTGCTGACCACAGCCAAGGGGGCTGAGCAGGAG ATTTCCAAAAAGGACTTTGAGGGTTTTAAGAACCTCTTCCACAGATTCCTCCAGGTGAAAGGACCCTCTGTGAAATGGGACAAGATCCACAAGCCCCCAGAGGATCTG ATCCACCCCTATGACAAGATCAAGGCCCAGGCGCTGCCGGACAGCGTAGCGGCCAGCCTCAACAAGCTGGTGGTGGTCAAGCTCAACGGAGGCCTGGGCACCAGCATGGGCTGCAAAGGCCCCAAGAGTGTCATCAGTGTCCGCAATGAGAATACCTTCCTGGACCTCACCGTCCATCAGATAGAG CACTTAAACAAGACGTTCAACGTGGATGTGCCTCTTGTTCTCATGAACTCCTTCAACACAGACGAGGACACCAAGAAAATCCTGCAGAAGTACACACACCACCGGGTGCACATCCACACTTTCAACCAGAGCAg ATACCCGAGGATCAACAAAGAGTCCCTGCTGCCCGTGGCAAAGGACCTGGGAATGCACGGCGACCACGCCGACGCCTGGTACCCGCCCGGCCACGGAGACATCTACGCCAGTTTCTACAACTCCGGCCTGCTGGACCAGCTGATCGCCGCGGGCAAGGAGTACATCTTCGTGTCCAACATAGACAACCTGGGTGCCACTGTGGACCTGTTCATCCTCAACCACCTGATGACGCAGCCCAAAGACAAGCGCTGCGAGTTCATCATGGAGGTGACGGACAAGACCCGTGCAGACGTCAAG GGTGGCACGCTGATCCAGTACGACGACAAGCTGCGTCTGCTGGAGATTGCCCAGGTGCCCAAAGCCCACGTGGATGAGTTCAAATCCGTCACCAAGTTCAAGATCTTCAACACCAACAACCTTTGGATCTCACTGGCCGCCATTAAGAGGCTGCACGAGCAGAACACCATGGACATGGAGATCATCGTCAACCCTAAG ACGCTGGACGGTGGTTTGAACGTGATCCAGCTGGAAACAGCGGTGGGCGCCGCTATCAAGGCCTTCGACAACGCCCTGGGCGTCAACGTGCCCCGTAGCCGCTTCCTGCCCGTCAAGACCTCGTCGGACCTGCTGCTGGTCATGTCCAACCTCTACAGCCTGGACGCCGGCTCGCTCACCATGAGCAAGAAGAGGGAGTTCCCCTCCACGCCACACGTCAAGCTGGGCAGCTCTTTCACCAAG GTGCATGACTTTCTGATGAGGTTTGAGAGCATCCCAGACATGCTAGAACTGGATCACCTCACAGTGTCAGGAGACGTCACCTTCGGAAAGAACGTCTCTCTCAAG